In one window of Drosophila mauritiana strain mau12 chromosome X, ASM438214v1, whole genome shotgun sequence DNA:
- the LOC117148754 gene encoding uncharacterized protein LOC117148754, with amino-acid sequence MSTFPSFADISAKFSEATLDEIIRNAGGTRHTSYKFGPSGKKGDAYLSRVFRITIYGVKEAEQGQDEKQLEVSVIVKAMPDNLHRRRLFRSVIFFRNEINFYTKVLPAIEAFQKSRQPAPKKPFVEYPRCLASLCDGVNDFIALEDVGPRGYRAPVRQDYISLEDALLTMRTLGRFHGVALAFNALDSKNFEKAAGSLEETYYGEHTREWYTGFLLLAENVARDAVKHIYPNSKYETVATNFLQPPLFDDLINLVSTRSKLSVFGHGDCWTPNFLTKYNEQGQSQEIIIIDFQLARCSSLALDLSFFIYSCTSQELREKHYDELLRAYLESAQDLIQDLGGDAESIISWESLQEELKNFGRFGCGMGIESLPMTMMEDEEVADLDGIKENAILTDIWNITPFKESAKQQRLADIFKHAIDQGYIK; translated from the exons ATGAGCACCTTCCCCAGCTTCGCGGACATTTCGGCCAAGTTCTCGGAGGCGACGCTGGACGAGATCATCCGGAACGCGGGCGGCACCCGGCACACCTCCTACAAGTTTGGCCCGAGTGGCAAGAAGGGCGACGCCTATCTGAGCCGTGTCTTCCGCATCACCATCTACGGCGTCAAGGAGGCGGAACAGGGCCAGGATGAGAAGCAACTGGAGGTCAGTGTGATCGTGAAGGCCATGCCCGACAATCTGCACCGCCGGCGACTCTTCCGTTCGGTGATATTCTTCCGCAACGAGATCAACTTCTACACCAAGGTGTTGCCGGCCATCGAGGCCTTCCAGAAGTCCCGCCAGCCCGCGCCCAAGAAGCCCTTCGTGGAGTACCCCCGCTGCCTGGCCAGCCTGTGCGATGGCGTCAACGATTTCATCGCCCTGGAGGATGTGGGTCCCAGGGGCTACAGGGCGCCTGTACG CCAGGACTACATTTCGCTGGAAGATGCCCTGCTAACGATGCGTACCCTGGGTCGTTTCCATGGCGTGGCCCTGGCCTTCAATGCCCTGGATAGCAAGAACTTCGAGAAGGCTGCTGGTTCGCTCGAGGAGACCTATTACGGCGAACACACCCGCGAGTGGTACACGGGCTTCCTCCTGCTGGCGGAGAATGTGGCCAGGGACGCCGTCAAGCATATCTATCCGAATAGCAAGTACGAGACTGTGGCCACAAACTTCCTGCAGCCGCCGCTGTTCGATGACCTGATCAATCTGGTGTCCACTCGCTCCAAGTTGAGTGTGTTCGGGCACGGCGACTGCTGGACGCCCAACTTCCTGACCAAGTACAACGAGCAGGGACAATCGCAGGAGATCATCATCATTGATTTCCAGTTGGCCAGATGCTCCTCCTTGGCCCTCGACCTGAGCTTCTTCATCTATTCCTGCACTAGCCAGGAGCTGAGGGAGAAGCACTATGATGAGCTGCTCCGCGCCTACCTGGAGAGCGCACAGGATTTGATTCAGGATCTGGGTGGCGATGCAGAGTCTATCATCTCCTGGGAATCGCTGCAAGAGGAGCTAAAGAACTTTGGTCGCTTTGGCTGCGGCATGGGCATCGAATCGCTGCCGATGACGATGATGGAGGACGAGGAGGTGGCCGATCTGGATGGCATCAAGGAGAACGCCATTCTCACCGACATCTGGAACATCACGCCCTTCAAGGAGTCCGCCAAGCAGCAGCGCCTGGCTGATATCTTCAAGCACGCCATAGATCAGGGCTACATTAAGTAA
- the LOC117148753 gene encoding ribosome biogenesis protein NOP53, which translates to MTAVEPATKKKRISKKNKSAWRKTDIQDVEQFLEDQRQEERVGTFADKQDEDLFVVDTSLQKTKATVLSVKQKRKLNAKKPMRSHQALENTSKVQDPIAKRNHVRQKKNGRNIELEVCNPTKPRHRQANSDRAQYYVKLEQRLADKKNKKLAVEKDIWQEVDFRDEIPGLKDEKGWISRDLALHTAGNIGKKVVKTHASLHHKTTKAKKFELPHPGMSYNPAPEDHQALIEQVVEREEGIIKKEQHLKRVTTSMFSKVTPEERDRRRLKEMSQGMEEGEEEGSELDEDVPTNGEKKEDDGEKPYHTINAPVENKKKSKQARRNELKQKELARQTELKRKLKQQTADLIRIKSIRHELDDEEEDLNDLKKRRKQRAEKAKFEPKRLGRHKFEEPDLDLNLPEDIAGNLRNVKTESSLLKDRFHTLQRNNMLPTTKLVSRKKSKVKRFERNSHKEPGVSYNDLKERRRAAAAAAKAAANIKI; encoded by the exons ATGACGGCCGTAGAGCCAGCGACGAAGAAGAAGCGCATCTCGAAGAAGAACAAATCGGCGTGGCGCAAAACAGACATCCAGGATGTCGAGCAGTTCCTCGAAGATCAGCGCCAGGAAGAGCGCGTTGG AACGTTCGCGGATAAACAGGATGAGGATCTGTTCGTTGTGGACACCAGCCTCCAGAAGACCAAGGCCACCGTTCTGAGCGTGAAACAAAAGCGGAAGCTGAATGCCAAGAAGCCCATGCGCAGCCACCAGGCTCTGGAGAACACATCCAAAGTCCAAGATCCCATTGCCAAGCG CAACCATGTGCGCCAGAAGAAGAACGGACGTAACATCGAGCTGGAGGTCTGCAATCCCACCAAGCCGCGCCATCGCCAAGCCAACAGCGATCGAGCTCAGTACTACGTAAAACTGGAGCAGCGTCTGGCCGACAAGAAGAACAAGAAGCTTGCCGTCGAGAAGGACATCTGGCAGGAGGTGGATTTCCGCGACGAGATTCCTGGACTCAAGGACGAGAAGGGCTGGATCAGTCGCGATCTGGCACTGCACACAGCTGGAAATATTGGCAAGAAGGTGGTGAAAACTCACGCTAGTCTGCACCACAAAACCACCAAAGCCAA GAAATTCGAGCTCCCGCATCCGGGCATGAGCTACAATCCCGCACCTGAGGATCATCAGGCGCTTATTGAACAGGTGGTGGAACGCGAGGAGGGCATCATTAAGAAGGAACAGCACCTTAAGCGCGTGACCACCAGCATGTTCTCCAAGGTGACGCCCGAGGAGAGAGATCGTCGTCGCCTAAAAGAAATGAGCCAAGGCATGGAGGAGGGGGAGGAGGAGGGTAGTGAGCTCGATGAGGATGTCCCAACGAATGGGGAGAAAAAGGAGGACGATGGTGAAAAGCCCTATCACACAATCAACGCCCCCGTGGAGAACAAAAAGAAGAGCAAGCAAGCTCGCCGCAACGAGCTCAAGCAAAAGGAGCTGGCGCGCCAAACAGAGCTCAAGAGGAAGCTCAAGCAACAGACTGCTGACCTGATACG CATCAAATCGATTCGCCACGAGCTAgacgatgaggaggaggaccTGAATGATCTGAAGAAGCGCCGCAAGCAGCGCGCCGAGAAGGCCAAGTTTGAGCCGAAACGCCTGGGGCGTCACAAGTTCGAGGAGCCAGACCTGGACTTAAATCTGCCCGAGGATATcgccggaaatctgcgcaaCGTGAAGACAGAGAGCAGTCTGCTGAAGGATCGCTTCCATACGCTGCAACGCAACAATATGTTGCCCACGACGAAGCTCGTCAGCCGCAAGAAGTCCAAGGTCAAGCGCTTCGAGCGCAACAGCCACAAGGAGCCGGGTGTCAGCTATAATGACCTCAAGGAACGGCGCAGGGCGGCCGCCGCTGCGGCCAAGGCTGCTGCCAATATCAAGATATAG
- the LOC117148751 gene encoding RNA cytidine acetyltransferase isoform X1, whose amino-acid sequence MVKKKIDNRIRVMIENGVKLGHRTMFIVIGDKARDQVPILYDILTKSTVKARPTVLWCYKNKDEAISNHGKKRAKKIAVGKVDVNEADLFDSFRVATTIHGRYYSETHAVLGRTYGVCVLQDFEALTPNLLARTVETVEGGGLIILLLKTLQSLKQLYTMSMDVHKRFRTEAHQTVTCRFNERLILSLADCKRCLVVNDDLTVLPLSSKTINVEPVNPADAGRSPNEGSLKELKESLLTVQPAGALVNLCKTYDQANAVAQFIEALVDKQLKPPMSLTAARGRGKSAALGLSIAAAVAFGYVNVYVTSPHPENLITLFEFVLKGFDALEYQEHADYTIIRSTNADYKKAIIRINITRSSRQTIQYIAPSDTHLLNAADLLLIDEAAAIPLPLVKKMIGPYLVFMASTINGYEGTGRSLSLKLISQLQKDNNARPPLKLEESIRYQENDDIEKWLINLLCLDASTVPSISSGCPTPDACELYYVDRDALFSYHKAAEAFLHRLVSIYVSSHYKNTPNDLQMMSDAPAHHLFCLLGPVQRMDALPEILVVIQVALEGQISAQSISDSLGRGKKAAGDLIPWNVAEQYGDRDFPKLCGVRIVRVATHPNYQRMGYGKRAIQLLKDYYARKHTNLEDGPAASKDAGKGIEEVEEEELSLLKEQIRPRSRIPTLLQRLHERVPEHVDYIGTSYGLTSDLLKFWKNAGFVPVYLSQKSNELTAEHSCIMLHTPHATPWLGLYYQDFRRRVLKLMGKTFREFETKLCLALLKNKSVDTEGSALKVLDKPMLDVYFLPHDLQRLESYARQQSEFRLIIDLLTDIAQLYFQGRIDGLQLDLVQQGILLALGVQGKTVDALGLELNMPGNQLLAKFFDAMKRCNQCFRSVLEEHIEGGMLREADLSKGEELQPLALSLDKELDHTAQKLSKQQRKELKRLKAEQLDEFQIKGTEEDWSKALETNGTGGGSGLLSVKSGVKRLDGPIGPREDGDLAAPLSKKKKKNNPKQRRSQGKSLI is encoded by the exons ATGGTGAAGAAGAAAATAGACAACCGGATACGCGTGATGATCGAGAACGGGGTCAAGCTGGGCCACCGAACCATGTTCATCGTCATCGGGGACAAGGCGCGCGACCAGGTTCCCATTCTCTACGACATCCTGACCAAGTCGACGGTCAAGGCGCGACCCACGGTCCTGTGGTGCTACAAGAACAAGGACGAGGCCATCTCCAA TCATGGCAAAAAGCGAGCAAAGAAGATTGCTGTCGGCAAAGTGGACGTCAATGAGGCGGACCTGTTCGATTCCTTCCGAGTGGCCACCACCATTCACGGCAGATACTACTCCGAGACGCACGCAGTCCTCGGACGAACGTACGGCGTGTGTGTGCTCCAGGACTTCGAGGCCCTGACCCCCAATCTTCTGGCTCGAACTGTGGAAACGGTGGAGGGCGGCGGTCTGATCATCCTGCTGCTGAAGACACTGCAGTCGCTGAAGCAGCTGTACACCATGAGCATGGATGTGCACAAGCGATTCCGCACAGAAGCCCATCAGACGGTAACCTGTCGATTCAATGAGCGACTCATTCTCTCCCTGGCGGACTGCAAGCGCTGTCTGGTGGTCAACGATGATCTCACCGTGCTGCCACTTAGCTCCAAGACCATCAACGTGGAGCCAGTAAAT CCCGCAGACGCCGGTCGATCGCCCAACGAGGGTAGCCtcaaggagctgaaggagaGCCTGCTCACGGTTCAGCCGGCAGGAGCACTGGTTAATCTCTGCAAGACCTACGATCAGGCCAATGCCGTTGCCCAGTTCATTGAGGCGCTGGTCGACAAGCAACTGAAGCCGCCCATGTCGTTAACAGCGGCACGTGGTCGTGGTAAATCGGCCGCCCTGGGTCTGTCGATTGCCGCCGCCGTGGCCTTTGGCTATGTGAACGTCTACGTGACCTCGCCGCATCCGGAGAACTTGATCACCCTCTTTGAATTTGTGCTCAAGGGCTTCGATGCCTTGGAGTACCAGGAGCATGCCGACTACACTATTATTCGCTCCACCAATGCCGACTACAAAAAGGCGATAATAAGAATAAATATAACGAGGAGCAGCAGGCAGACCATTCAGTACATAGCTCCCAGCGATACTCATCTGCTGAATGCAGCCGATCTTCTGCTGATCGATGAGGCGGCTGCCATTCCTTTGCCGCTGGTAAAGAAGATGATCGGTCCGTATTTGGTATTCATGGCCAGTACGATAAACGGATACGAAGGCACTGGCAGATCGCTGAGCTTGAAGCTCATTTCCCAGCTGCAAAAGGATAACAATGCAAGGCCGCCACTGAAACTGGAGGAATCGATTCGTTACCAGGAGAACGACGACATAGAAAAGTGGCTAATCAACCTGCTGTGCTTGGATGCCAGTACGGTGCCGAGCATTAGCTCGGGTTGTCCCACGCCGGATGCTTGTGAACTGTACTATGTGGACAGGGACGCCCTGTTTTCGTATCACAAGGCTGCCGAGGCGTTTCTTCATCGCCTGGTCTCCATTTATGTGTCCTCGCACTACAAGAACACACCAAACGATCTGCAGATGATGAGCGATGCCCCGGCGCATCATCTCTTCTGTCTCCTGGGTCCGGTTCAGCGAATGGACGCCCTGCCAGAGATATTGGTGGTTATCCAAGTGGCACTGGAGGGTCAGATCTCCGCCCAGAGCATCAGCGATTCCCTGGGCAGGGGTAAGAAGGCGGCGGGCGACCTGATTCCATGGAACGTAGCCGAGCAGTATGGCGATCGAGACTTCCCCAAGCTGTGTGGCGTTCGCATTGTGAGGGTAGCCACGCATCCGAATTACCAGAGGATGGGCTATGGCAAGCGGGCCATTCAGCTGCTCAAGGACTACTATGCAAGAAAGCACACTAACCTGGAGGACGGCCCAGCTGCCAGCAAGGATGCTGGAAAAG GTATCGAGGaagtggaggaggaggaactTAGTCTGCTGAAGGAACAAATCCGGCCACGTAGTCGTATACCCACACTTCTGCAGCGCTTGCACGAACGCGTCCCGGAACACGTGGACTATATTGGCACGTCCTATGGCCTCACCTCCGATCTGCTGAAGTTCTGGAAGAACGCCGGCTTTGTGCCCGTGTACTTGAGCCAGAAATCCAACGAACTGACCGCCGAGCACAGCTGCATCATGCTGCACACGCCCCATGCCACACCCTGGCTGGGCCTGTACTACCAGGACTTCCGCAGGAGAGTACTCAAGTTAATGGGCAAGACGTTCAGGGAGTTCGAGACGAAACTCTGTTTGGCCTTGCTGAAGAACAAATCCGTGGACACGGAAGGCAGTGCCCTGAAAGTCCTCGATAAGCCCATGCTGGATGTTTACTTCTTGCCGCACGATCTGCAACGCTTGGAGAGCTACGCCCGCCAGCAGTCCGAGTTTCGTCTAATCATCGATCTGCTCACGGACATTGCCCAGCTGTATTTCCAGGGCAGGATAGATGGTCTGCAGCTTGACCTGGTGCAGCAGGGCATCCTTTTGGCCCTGGGCGTGCAGGGCAAGACAGTGGATGCGTTGGGTCTGGAGCTGAATATGCCGGGTAACCAGCTGTTGGCGAAATTCTTCGATGCCATGAAACGGTGCAATCAGTGCTTCCGGTCGGTCCTGGAGGAGCATATCGAGGGCGGCATGCTGCGTGAGGCGGATCTGTCCAAGGGCGAGGAACTGCAACCGCTGGCTCTGTCCCTCGACAAGGAGCTGGATCATACCGCGCAGAAGCTGAGCAAGCAGCAGCGCAAGGAGCTGAAGCGTCTGAAGGCCGAGCAGCTGGACGAATTCCAAATCAAGGGCACCGAGGAGGATTGGTCCAAGGCGCTGGAAACAAACGGAACAGGCGGTGGCAGCGGGCTGCTCTCCGTCAAGAG TGGCGTCAAGCGACTGGATGGGCCAATCGGGCCGCGCGAGGATGGCGACTTGGCAGCTCCGCTGTccaagaagaaaaagaagaacaaTCCGAAACAGAGACGCAGTCAGGGCAAGTCCCTGATCTAG
- the LOC117148751 gene encoding RNA cytidine acetyltransferase isoform X2 produces MVKKKIDNRIRVMIENGVKLGHRTMFIVIGDKARDQVPILYDILTKSTVKARPTVLWCYKNKDEAISNHGKKRAKKIAVGKVDVNEADLFDSFRVATTIHGRYYSETHAVLGRTYGVCVLQDFEALTPNLLARTVETVEGGGLIILLLKTLQSLKQLYTMSMDVHKRFRTEAHQTVTCRFNERLILSLADCKRCLVVNDDLTVLPLSSKTINVEPVNPADAGRSPNEGSLKELKESLLTVQPAGALVNLCKTYDQANAVAQFIEALVDKQLKPPMSLTAARGRGKSAALGLSIAAAVAFGYVNVYVTSPHPENLITLFEFVLKGFDALEYQEHADYTIIRSTNADYKKAIIRINITRSSRQTIQYIAPSDTHLLNAADLLLIDEAAAIPLPLVKKMIGPYLVFMASTINGYEGTGRSLSLKLISQLQKDNNARPPLKLEESIRYQENDDIEKWLINLLCLDASTVPSISSGCPTPDACELYYVDRDALFSYHKAAEAFLHRLVSIYVSSHYKNTPNDLQMMSDAPAHHLFCLLGPVQRMDALPEILVVIQVALEGQISAQSISDSLGRGKKAAGDLIPWNVAEQYGDRDFPKLCGVRIVRVATHPNYQRMGYGKRAIQLLKDYYARKHTNLEDGPAASKDAGKGIEEVEEEELSLLKEQIRPRSRIPTLLQRLHERVPEHVDYIGTSYGLTSDLLKFWKNAGFVPVYLSQKSNELTAEHSCIMLHTPHATPWLGLYYQDFRRRVLKLMGKTFREFETKLCLALLKNKSVDTEGSALKVLDKPMLDVYFLPHDLQRLESYARQQSEFRLIIDLLTDIAQLYFQGRIDGLQLDLVQQGILLALGVQGKTVDALGLELNMPGNQLLAKFFDAMKRCNQCFRSVLEEHIEGGMLREADLSKGEELQPLALSLDKELDHTAQKLSKQQRKELKRLKAEQLDEFQIKGTEEDWSKALETNGTGGGSGLLSVKR; encoded by the exons ATGGTGAAGAAGAAAATAGACAACCGGATACGCGTGATGATCGAGAACGGGGTCAAGCTGGGCCACCGAACCATGTTCATCGTCATCGGGGACAAGGCGCGCGACCAGGTTCCCATTCTCTACGACATCCTGACCAAGTCGACGGTCAAGGCGCGACCCACGGTCCTGTGGTGCTACAAGAACAAGGACGAGGCCATCTCCAA TCATGGCAAAAAGCGAGCAAAGAAGATTGCTGTCGGCAAAGTGGACGTCAATGAGGCGGACCTGTTCGATTCCTTCCGAGTGGCCACCACCATTCACGGCAGATACTACTCCGAGACGCACGCAGTCCTCGGACGAACGTACGGCGTGTGTGTGCTCCAGGACTTCGAGGCCCTGACCCCCAATCTTCTGGCTCGAACTGTGGAAACGGTGGAGGGCGGCGGTCTGATCATCCTGCTGCTGAAGACACTGCAGTCGCTGAAGCAGCTGTACACCATGAGCATGGATGTGCACAAGCGATTCCGCACAGAAGCCCATCAGACGGTAACCTGTCGATTCAATGAGCGACTCATTCTCTCCCTGGCGGACTGCAAGCGCTGTCTGGTGGTCAACGATGATCTCACCGTGCTGCCACTTAGCTCCAAGACCATCAACGTGGAGCCAGTAAAT CCCGCAGACGCCGGTCGATCGCCCAACGAGGGTAGCCtcaaggagctgaaggagaGCCTGCTCACGGTTCAGCCGGCAGGAGCACTGGTTAATCTCTGCAAGACCTACGATCAGGCCAATGCCGTTGCCCAGTTCATTGAGGCGCTGGTCGACAAGCAACTGAAGCCGCCCATGTCGTTAACAGCGGCACGTGGTCGTGGTAAATCGGCCGCCCTGGGTCTGTCGATTGCCGCCGCCGTGGCCTTTGGCTATGTGAACGTCTACGTGACCTCGCCGCATCCGGAGAACTTGATCACCCTCTTTGAATTTGTGCTCAAGGGCTTCGATGCCTTGGAGTACCAGGAGCATGCCGACTACACTATTATTCGCTCCACCAATGCCGACTACAAAAAGGCGATAATAAGAATAAATATAACGAGGAGCAGCAGGCAGACCATTCAGTACATAGCTCCCAGCGATACTCATCTGCTGAATGCAGCCGATCTTCTGCTGATCGATGAGGCGGCTGCCATTCCTTTGCCGCTGGTAAAGAAGATGATCGGTCCGTATTTGGTATTCATGGCCAGTACGATAAACGGATACGAAGGCACTGGCAGATCGCTGAGCTTGAAGCTCATTTCCCAGCTGCAAAAGGATAACAATGCAAGGCCGCCACTGAAACTGGAGGAATCGATTCGTTACCAGGAGAACGACGACATAGAAAAGTGGCTAATCAACCTGCTGTGCTTGGATGCCAGTACGGTGCCGAGCATTAGCTCGGGTTGTCCCACGCCGGATGCTTGTGAACTGTACTATGTGGACAGGGACGCCCTGTTTTCGTATCACAAGGCTGCCGAGGCGTTTCTTCATCGCCTGGTCTCCATTTATGTGTCCTCGCACTACAAGAACACACCAAACGATCTGCAGATGATGAGCGATGCCCCGGCGCATCATCTCTTCTGTCTCCTGGGTCCGGTTCAGCGAATGGACGCCCTGCCAGAGATATTGGTGGTTATCCAAGTGGCACTGGAGGGTCAGATCTCCGCCCAGAGCATCAGCGATTCCCTGGGCAGGGGTAAGAAGGCGGCGGGCGACCTGATTCCATGGAACGTAGCCGAGCAGTATGGCGATCGAGACTTCCCCAAGCTGTGTGGCGTTCGCATTGTGAGGGTAGCCACGCATCCGAATTACCAGAGGATGGGCTATGGCAAGCGGGCCATTCAGCTGCTCAAGGACTACTATGCAAGAAAGCACACTAACCTGGAGGACGGCCCAGCTGCCAGCAAGGATGCTGGAAAAG GTATCGAGGaagtggaggaggaggaactTAGTCTGCTGAAGGAACAAATCCGGCCACGTAGTCGTATACCCACACTTCTGCAGCGCTTGCACGAACGCGTCCCGGAACACGTGGACTATATTGGCACGTCCTATGGCCTCACCTCCGATCTGCTGAAGTTCTGGAAGAACGCCGGCTTTGTGCCCGTGTACTTGAGCCAGAAATCCAACGAACTGACCGCCGAGCACAGCTGCATCATGCTGCACACGCCCCATGCCACACCCTGGCTGGGCCTGTACTACCAGGACTTCCGCAGGAGAGTACTCAAGTTAATGGGCAAGACGTTCAGGGAGTTCGAGACGAAACTCTGTTTGGCCTTGCTGAAGAACAAATCCGTGGACACGGAAGGCAGTGCCCTGAAAGTCCTCGATAAGCCCATGCTGGATGTTTACTTCTTGCCGCACGATCTGCAACGCTTGGAGAGCTACGCCCGCCAGCAGTCCGAGTTTCGTCTAATCATCGATCTGCTCACGGACATTGCCCAGCTGTATTTCCAGGGCAGGATAGATGGTCTGCAGCTTGACCTGGTGCAGCAGGGCATCCTTTTGGCCCTGGGCGTGCAGGGCAAGACAGTGGATGCGTTGGGTCTGGAGCTGAATATGCCGGGTAACCAGCTGTTGGCGAAATTCTTCGATGCCATGAAACGGTGCAATCAGTGCTTCCGGTCGGTCCTGGAGGAGCATATCGAGGGCGGCATGCTGCGTGAGGCGGATCTGTCCAAGGGCGAGGAACTGCAACCGCTGGCTCTGTCCCTCGACAAGGAGCTGGATCATACCGCGCAGAAGCTGAGCAAGCAGCAGCGCAAGGAGCTGAAGCGTCTGAAGGCCGAGCAGCTGGACGAATTCCAAATCAAGGGCACCGAGGAGGATTGGTCCAAGGCGCTGGAAACAAACGGAACAGGCGGTGGCAGCGGGCTGCTCTCCGTCAAGAGGTAG
- the LOC117148752 gene encoding chitooligosaccharidolytic beta-N-acetylglucosaminidase: MRFSGYNRYQCFCSAVASLLLLSLLSFAVGAALTRADDVGSDADAGSASRKWLCSRTDICTAEGEMVTGLQYAPDIFESQRDCRLSCGKYGAIWPMPTGKECTISHRRVRFDPWKVRFHVVAPGEAATQFLRETNRLFVSNLLKECIRNCTLETSKQILVRSTVANESLVLDWPTDESYALVVRTTETATFVDIQATTVYGARHAFETLSNLVTGSLSNGLLMVTTANITDRPAFSHRGVLLDTARNFMPLKFIRSTLDAMAASKLNVLHWHVVDTHSFPLEITRVPEMQRYGAYSSSQTYSRQDALNLVKYARLRGIRILIEIDGPSHAGNGWQWGPAAGLGNMSVCLNQSPWRRFCVQPPCGQLNPLNDHMYAVLKEIFEDVAEVGAPEETLHMGGDEVFLPCWNNTDEIRDGMRARGYDLSEQSFLRLWSQFHQRNLNAWDEINERMYPGIKEPKSVIIWSSHLTNPRYIEAYLPKERFIIQTWVESQDALNRELLQRGYRLIVSTKNAWYLDHGFWGSTSYYNWRTVYSSGMPVGRSKDQVLGGEVCMWSEYVDQNSLESRIWPRAGAAAERMWSNPKSSALLAQRRFYRYRERLLARGIHADAVIPHWCVLHEGQCL, translated from the exons ATGCGGTTCAGCGGCTACAATCGTTATCAGTGCTTCTGCTCTGCCGTTGCATCGCTGCTGCTATTATCCTTATTATCCTTCGCGGTCGGCGCTGCGCTGACGCGGGCAGATGACGTCGGCAGCGACGCCGACGCCGGCAGCGCTAGCAG GAAATGGCTGTGCAGCCGGACGGACATCTGCACCGCGGAGGGCGAGATGGTGACCGGACTGCAGTACGCACCGGATATCTTCGAGAGCCAGCGGGATTGCCGACTGTCGTGCGGCAAGTACGGAGCCATCTGGCCCATGCCCACCGGCAAGGAGTGCACCATATCGCACAGGCGAGTGAGGTTCGATCCGTGGAAGGTGCGCTTCCATGTGGTGGCGCCCGGCGAGGCGGCCACCCAGTTCCTCAGGGAGACGAACCGACTGTTCGTCTCGAATCTGCTGAAGGAGTGCATACGGAACTGCACGCTGGAGACCAGCAAGCAGATCCTGGTCAGGTCCACGGTGGCCAACGAGAGCCTCGTCCTGGACTGGCCCACCGACGAGAGCTACGCCCTGGTGGTGCGAACCACGGAGACGGCCACATTTGTGGACATCCAGGCGACAACGGTGTACGGAGCACGTCATGCCTTCGAGACGCTGAGCAACCTGGTCACCGGCAGCCTGTCCAATGGCCTGCTGATGGTCACTACAGCCAACATCACCGATCGTCCGGCCTTTTCGCATCGCGGCGTGCTTCTGGATACGGCTCGTAACTTTATGCCGCTCAAGTTCATACGCAGCACCTTGGATGCAATGGCGGCCAGTAAGCTGAATGTCCTCCACTGGCATGTGGTGGACACGCACAGTTTTCCGCTGGAGATCACCAGGGTGCCGGAGATGCAGCGTTACGGAGCGTACTCCTCATCGCAGACGTACTCGCGCCAGGATGCACTGAATCTGGTCAAATATGCCCGACTGCGGGGCATACGGATACTGATCGAGATCGATGGACCCTCGCATGCGGGCAATGGCTGGCAATGGGGTCCTGCCGCCGGACTGGGCAACATGTCCGTGTGCCTGAACCAATCGCCCTGGAGGAGATTCTGTGTGCAGCCACCGTGCGGCCAACTGAATCCCCTGAACGATCACATGTACGCGGTGCTCAAGGAGATCTTCGAGGACGTAGCCGAGGTGGGCGCTCCCGAGGAGACCCTGCACATGGGCGGCGACGAGGTGTTCCTGCCGTGCTGGAATAACACCGACGAGATTCGGGATGGCATGCGGGCTCGCGGCTACGATCTCAGCGAGCAGAGCTTCCTGCGGCTGTGGTCGCAGTTCCATCAGCGGAACCTCAATGCATGGGACGAGATTAACGAGCGTATGTATCCGGGCATCAAGGAGCCCAAGTCGGTGATCATCTGGTCCAGCCACCTCACCAATCCCCGCTACATTGAGGCCTACCTGCCCAAGGAGCGGTTCATAATCCAGACCTGGGTGGAGTCGCAGGATGCCCTCAATCGGGAGCTCTTGCAGCGGGGCTACCGACTGATTGTGTCCACGAAGAATGCCTGGTACCTGGATCACGGCTTCTGGGGCAGCACATCGTACTACAACTGGCGCACCGTGTACTCCAGTGGCATGCCCGTTGGTCGCAGCAAGGATCAGGTTCTCGGCGGTGAGGTGTGCATGTGGAGCGAGTATGTGGATCAGAACTCACTGG AATCAAGAATCTGGCCGcgagctggagcagcagctgaGCGAATGTGGTCTAATCCGAAGTCTTCTGCCCTGCTGGCCCAAAGAAGGTTCTACCGCTACCGGGAGCGACTCCTGGCCCGCGGAATCCATGCGGATGCAGTAATCCCGCACTGGTGCGTCCTCCACGAAGGGCAGTGCCTCTAA